The Geomonas agri genome contains the following window.
CTTTCCCGGGCGCATACCGCTTTGATCACCTCGGTGCGTGTCGCTGCCGGCTTCGACGTCGCCGACGACTACATCGCTGAGCACGCCGACGCCAGCGACCTGGTTATTACCGCCGACATCCCGCTGGCCGCGCGTGTGGTCGAAAAGGGGGGCGTGGCGCTCGACCCGCGCGGCGAACTCTATACCGAGGATAACGTCGGCGAGCGCCTCACCATGCGTAACCTGATGCAGGACCTGCGCAATGATGGGCTGCTGCTTGGTGGTCCCGCGCAGTTCAACCAGACCGATCGCCAGCGTTTCGCCTCCGCACTGGACCGGCTCCTGACCCGCATGGTGCGCGGGGATCGTCCCTGACCTCACAGACCCTCCTGTCCGCTTTACCGTCACCTCTCTGACCTGCACAGTTCCCTCTCCCCCTGGGAGAGGGGCAGGGTGAGGGTCGGTTTTCTTGTTTGAGTCAGCGCCTGCCTTTGTCACAGTCTTTCATTCTCCCTGAATCTACATTTCCCTCAGTGTGATAAAATCTTTTGTAACTCTGGTTCAGGTCGTGTTAATGTCTGCTCAAAAATGACAGCTTGTCAATATAGCTTGCAACATTGCGACGCCTATGACTGCACACTATCAACAAAGGTCCACCGAGGAAATTGAACTCGACCAGAAACGCGCCGAGCTGGCCTACCTGCGCGCCCGGCATGCCGAGGCCGCCGCAGTGCTACACCAGTTGCGCGAGGAGATTGCCGGCTTCGAGAGAAGTTACCAGCAGACGCTGGGGCGGTGCATGGCCGAATTGGAGAGGTTGGAGGAGCAAATTGAACGCCTTTCCGGTAGTTATGTCCCCCCCGAGGCGGATGACGTCGAGGAAGCGACCTGCCGGCGTGACGAAGACGATGCCAGCGATGGCCAGACCTATCAGCGCGGCAGGTCGTTTCGGGGCGAGGGACAGGCACGGGGGCGGGTCTGGAAAGCCGACGAGGGCGACATCAAGACCCTCTATCGAGAGGTAGCCAAGGCCATCCATCCTGACCTCGCCGGGGAGGGCGCCGGCTCGCTGCGGCACGAGCTGATGCTGAAGGCGAACAAGGCCTATGCCGAGGAGGACCACCGCACCCTGCGCGAGATCCTCAGGAACTGGCGGCGGCATTTCCCGGAACAGGCGGAGCAGAGCGATCTGAGGGCCGAACTGGCGCGGCTCAAAAAGCAGATAGCTGTGGAGATCGAGGCAATCCGGGAGATCAACGAGCAGGTCGAGCAGTTGCGCGGCAGCTATGTGCATCGTTTCAAGCTGCGCGTCGATGAAAGCGCAGCGGCCGGTAGCGATCTTTTCGCCGACCTGGTAGCTGCAGCCGAGATAAACATCGCCCGGGCCCAGCGGCGCCTGGCGGCCTTGCAGGGGGAGAAAGGCCGGGTGCGGACGCACGGTGCCACCAAGCGCAGCCGCGTGGTAGCTTTCGCCAACGACCTGACCTGCGGTACCCTGTATCTTCGCGACCTTAGCTCGACAAGCTTCAACGCCTGGAAGAAGGCTGGCCCTGCCATCGGCCCGGTGCAGGTCTACCTGGACCAGGCCCTGCGCCTGGACGTGAAAGAGGGGGCGAGCCTGAAGCTGAAGTCTTTGCAGGTGCTTAGTCCCGAGGACTTGCAGGCGCTCTTTCTGTACGACGTCTGCGACGCCGACCTGGACAGCATCGTTCACCTCTCTGGGTTGGAGGAGCTTTATCTGTGCGGGCCGGAACTGACCGACTCGGCGCTGCTTAGCATCTCGACCCTGGCCAACCTGAAGCGGATTTACCTGTACCAGACCCGGATTTCTGACCGCGGCCTGGTCTACCTGCAGGGGATGCAGGGGTTGCAGGGCCTGACCAGCAGCGGTAACAGCATCACCGACGAAGGGCTTGCGGTCTTCCAGCAGGCAATCCCCGGGGTGAAGACGGTGAGCTTTAAGTGGAAGAGGTGAGGTAAGGCAGGGACGGTGTGCGTGAAAACTGAAATGAGAAAAGCCCGGGAGATGACCTACCCGGGCTTTTTGCATCTTAGGCGTTGAGAAACCTCGCCATGTCGGCGATAAGGTCGTCCGGGTCCTCGAGCCCTACCGACAGGCGCACCAGGGTGTCCTTGATGCCGCGCGCCTCGCGCTCGGCCGGGGGCATCGCCGCGTGCGACATCTTGGCCGGGTAGGAGAGGATGCTCTCCACGCCTCCGAGGCTCACCGCGAAGGCTGCCAGCTTTACCCCTTCCAGCAGGCGTTTGGTAGTGTCGTAGCTGGTGAGCTCGAAGGAGAGCACGCCACCCGGGCCGCTGGCCTGCCGGGTGTGGATCTCGTAACCGGGGTGGTCGGGCAGGCCGGGATAATAGACCCGTTGCACCTCTTTTTGCTCCCCAAGCCAAGCCACTATTTTTCGGGCACTTGCCTGGTGTTCCTCCATGCGGACCTTGAGGGTTTTTAGCCCGCGCAGCACCAGCCAGCAATCCTGCGGCCCGAGCACGGCACCGAACGCATTCTGGATGAAACGTAGCCGCTGCCCCAACTCCGGGTCCCTGGCGATTGCGAAACCGCAGATCACATCGGAGTGGCCGTTCAGGAACTTGGTGCCGCTGTGGACCACGATGTCGCAGCCAAGCTCCAGTGGTCGCTGCAGGTACGGCGTCATGAAGGTGTTGTCCACGATTGTGAGGATGCCGTGCTCCTTGGCCAGCGCGACCGCCGCGGGAAGATCGGTGATCTTGATCAGCGGGTTGGATGGGGTCTCCAGGTAGAGCGCCCTGGTTTCAGGGCGGATGGCCGCGGCGATGGCGGCATTGTCGGTCGCGTCAACAAAGGTCGCCTCCAGCCCCCACCCCTTGAACAGGGTGGTGAGTAGTCTGAATGTGCCGCCATAGACGTCCTCGCACACGACCAGATGGTCGCCCGGCTGGAACAGCAGCAGGGTAGATGCGGTGGCCGCAATCCCCGAAGCAAAGGCCAGGCCTACGGCTCCCTTTTCCAGCCCTGCTATCGCCTCTTCCAGCGCCTCGCGAGTTGGGTTGCCGGAGCGGGCGTAGTCGTAGCGCCCGAAACTGTCGATGGAGCGCTGCGCGAAGGTCGACGAGAGGTAGATGGGGTGGCTGACGGAGCCGTGCTCGGCGTCGATCGGATCGAGCCCGTGGATCAGTTCGGTGGCGAATTTCATGCGTCTTCTCCTTCAAATGCCTGCGCCAGGTCGGCGATCAGGTCGTCCTTGTCTTCGATCCCCACCGAGAGGCGCAGCAACAGGTGGTTGATGCCGAGCCGCTGCAGCTTCTCCGGCTCGATGTCGGCGTGGGTCTGCACCTGGGGGAAGGTAATCAAGCTCTCGACCCCGCCCAGGCTCTCGGCGAAGGAGATGAGCTGCGTCTTCATCAGGAGCTGGTTCACCAGCGCCGGATCGGTCACCTCGAAGGCGATCATGGCGCCATAGCCGCCACACTGGTTCTGCATCAGCTCGTGCCCGGGGTGACCGGTGAGTCCGGGATAATAGACCCGGCCGACCTGGGGATGCCGCTCCAGCCACTGCGCCAGGGCCAGGGCGTTTTTCTGTTGCCGGTCCATGCGCAAGCCGAGGGTTTTGATGCCGCGGATGGTGAGCCAGGAATCCTGCGGGCCAAGCACAGCGCCGGCGCCGTTTTGGTGGAAGTAGACCTTTTCCGCCAGGGTCGCGTCCTTCACCGCCACCAACCCGCAGACCACGTCGTTGTGGCCAGCCAGGTACTTGCTCCCCGAATACACGGTGATGTCGGCTCCGAGGTCGAGGCAGCGCAACAGGTACGGTGTCAGGAAGGTGTTGTCGACGATGCAAAGCATATCGTTGGCCTTACACAATTCCGAGAGGGCACGGACGTCGGCAACCTTCAGGAGCGGGTTGGTGAGCGATTCCACGAACAGGGCGCGGGTGTTGGGACGGATCGCCTGTCGTACCAGCTCGACGTCGCTGGTGTCGACATAGCTGAAGCTCAGGCCGAACTGCTGGAACAGTTTCTCGAACAGGCGGTAGCTACCGCCGTAGAGGTCCTCGGTAACGACAAGGTGGTCACCCTGCTGGAAAAGGAACATGAGGCTGGTGATGGCGGCCATGCCGGAGGCGTAGGCGAAGCCGCGGCTGGCCCCCTCGAGCTTGGCCAGCCCTTCCTCGAGGGCCTGCCGCGTGGGGTTGCCGGAGCGGCTGTAATCGTATCCGGTGCTCTGTCCGAGGCCGGGGTGGCGGAAGGTGGCGGTCTGGTAGATGGGGACGGTGACCGCGCCGGTCCGGCTCTCGCGCTCCAGGCCTATCTGTGCTACGGTTGTTGCGATGTTCATCGTAGCCTCCAAATGAAAAAGTCCCCTTCCGGGGTCGGAAGGGGACTTGTCACTATGGCTCGGTCCGCACTTCCTTATCTTTCGGAACGTTTCCGCTCCGCAGGATTTGGCACCTTCCCCCCGTGGGGAGGTTGCCGCGATGTCACAGGGCCAGTCCCTCGATCGCTCTAGATAAGTAATGCTATTCGGTTTTAAGGGGTGCTGCTTTAACCAGTGTCTTAGTAATACTGGGATGGTCGGGTTTTGTCAACCGCAAAACTCGACTCTTTGACTAATGTAAAAGTTATTTTTGGCAAATCTTTACCTTAGCGTTCCGCTCGTGTTGTCGGTCTGCGCCGCTACGGTTAAAGGTCTGGGAGGAGTCTTGATGCTATTTGTGGGGCTTGTTCTATATCTGGAGGAGAGGTGACAGACACATTATCTTTCATAGCGAAATGCGATCGAACATTCTGTCGATTCCTTTTGTTACCTTACTGACATCCGGCGATCATATTGCCTGTCATTGATGCGCATCTGTGGCTTTACTGGCTGACACAAATAAAGTTTATTTTGTGGATTTGACAATGCAGCGAAACCTGCCACTATATTTCCAAGCAGATAATGATCTATGGAGGGATAATCAATGGCAACTTTGGTAGAGATCGCGGCTCAGATCGTAGCGTCACACGCGTCTAGCACTCCGATGACTTCTGATCAGCTTATATTCGAAATCAGCAAAGTGCACAGCGCCCTCAAAAACCTTGAAGCTGGTGAACCTGTCGAGGGTGTAGAGGAATCGAAGCCTTCTATGAGCGTTAAAGAAGCGTTCAAGAAAGGTGAGGTTGTCTGCATGCTGTGCGGCAAAGGGGGCTTCAAGACGCTGGCGCGTCACCTGAACACCGCGCACGGTATGAAACCGGGCGAATATAAGAAGCAGTTCGGCATTCCCGGCAAGCAACCGCTGGCGGCTAGGAACTACTCCGAGGCGCGCAGGAAAATGGCGCTGGACCGTGGCTTAGCCGACAATCTCGCCAAGGCGCGCGGCGTGCGTATGGCCAACATCGAGGCCAAGAAAGCCGTTCCCGTCAAGGCAGCCAAGCCTGCCACGGCCGCGAAGGCTGCCAAGCCAGCCAAAGTTGCCAAGGCTCCTAAAGCGCCTAAGGCGCCCAAAGAAAGCGCCAAGGCCAAGGTGGCCTGATCGTCCCCCTGACGTTGTGAAAAAGCCGCTCCCTCACGGAGCGGCTTTTTTCGTTTTGGGTAGGCTAGACGAACGAAGGTTTCTACCTTGCCATGAAAGGAGACGTCATGGCTACCAAGGCACATCTCCTCTGTCTCCTCTTCGCAAAGGGGAGGACGCGAATTCAGGTTCCGGGCTTCGTGGACTGCTGCAGACAAGTTTTTTGCGAATCTCCTGATTGGACCTTCACAAAGGGGGATGCGAGTTAAGGAACCGAGCTTCGGGGCAGCTAACAAGATCTTTCAGAATTTCCCGATGGGCCTTTGCCGAGGGGAGACTGGCAGCGCTGCACGTGAACCGGGCGTTTCCCCCTTTGCGAAGGGGGGCGGGGGATTTACTCCTTTTATATTGGTTTTTACCTTCCCCTTCGGTTAAACTCGCCTCCCCCCCGGCAGTTGCTCAAAGCTCGACCATTGATTACTCACTGCTTTTGCATGGTTGCCAAAGCGATGCGCGCGTGTGACAATGCTTCCTTGGGAAAAAGACACGGATGAAGTAGTGTCAGTAGGTGGTGCCGCCGGGTCTTTCGGGTTCAAAGTAGTGATGTATATCGTGAAGCTGCAACTGACATGCGCCGCCTACGGGAGTCAGATATGCGGACACTGGTTGATCTATTCCATAGTTTTGCGCAGTGGGGTGACAAAACCGCCTTGGTGAACCGTACCGGCGTACGTCGCTTCGCTGTCTCATATCGGGAACTTTCGGTTCTTTCCCTCAAAATGGCCGCGCTGCTGGCACAGCACGGCGTGGAGCCGGGGGACCGCGTCCTCCTATGGGGACCGAACTCGTCCTGGTGGGGTGTGGCCTACTGGGGCATCATCATGCGCGGCGCCATTGCGGTGCCCGTCGACTTCATGTCCGACCGCGGCCGCGCCGAGTCGATCCTGAAGCTGACCCAGGCCAAGGTGGTGCTGCAAAGCCGCTTCAAGCCGGAGCGGCTCCAGGTCGACAACTCCCTGCTTCTGGAGGATCTGAAGTACCTTCTGGAAGACGTGGTGCCTTACCCGGACGTGGTACATCCCGCGCCCGACGACATCGCCCAGCTCATCTACACCTCGGGGACCACCGGCAACCCGAAAGGGGTGATCCTGACCCACAAGAACCTGGTGGCCAACATCCTGCAGATCAACCAGCAGGTTCCCATCATCACCCCCGAGTTCTCCTTCCTCTCGCTGCTGCCGCTGTCGCACATGTTTGAGCAGATGGGGGGCTTCTTCACCCCGCTGTACCGCGGAGGCGCCGTCATTTATCCGCGCACGCTGAAGCCTTCCGCTATCATGGAGGCCTTGGGCGAGGAAGACGTCTACGTCGTCATGTCCGTGCCGCGCCTGATGCAGCTTTTGAAGACCACCATTGAGCGCGAACTGACCGAGAAGCACCTCTCCGGCGTCTTCGCCGCGTTGGCCAATTTCGGGGCGGGGCTCTCCAAGCCGGCAAGGAAGAAGCTCTTCTTCCCGGTGCAGAAAAAGTTCGGCGCCCACTTCACCGTTTTCGTTTCTGGCGGTGCCCCGCTTGACCCCGATGTGTTCCGCTTCTGGGACAGCATGGGATTCACCGTTCTCGAGGGATACGGGCTTTCCGAGTGCGCGCCGGTGCTCTGCGTCAACACCATTGACAAGCAGGTCGCGGGCTCGGTGGGGCCGCCGCTTCCCGGTGTCGAGCTTCGGCTGGACGGCAAGGAGGTGGTGGTCAGGGGGGACAACGTCTTTCCGGGCTACTACCAGAACGAGGAGGCCACCCGGGGCGCCTTCACCACTGACGGCTGGTTCAAGACCGGCGACCTGGGCGAAATCGGGCCGGACGGCTGGCTCACCATTAAGGGACGCGAGAAGGAGTTGATCGTCACCGGCGGTGGGGTAAACGTCTACCCCGACGAGCTGGAGGCAGTGCTCAACAAGGTCCCCGGCGTCAAGGAGTCCTGCGTCATCGGTCTCGACCGTGGCGCGGGGGAAGAGGTGCACGCGGTCCTCTTGCTTGACGAAAGCGGCGTGAAGCCGGACGAGATCCTCGCCCGCGCTAACGCCCAATTGGACACCATGCACCAGATCACCGGCTACACCATCTGGCGCGAGCCTGAGTTCCCCAAGACCACCACGCTCAAGATCAAGAAGTTCCAGGTCAAGGAGCAAGTGAAGCAGGGCGCCGCCGCGGGGGGCGCCGGGGCCACCCAGGACCACCTGGTGAACCTCCTGGCCAAGGTGACTGGCGCCGACCCGGGCACGATCAATGAGGACTCGCTCCTGGTCGCCGACCTTGGGCTCACCTCCATCGGGCGACTGGAACTGGTCAACTACCTGGAGCAGGAATTCCGCCTCGATATCGAGGACTCCCAGATCGGGCCGCAAACCAGGGTCTCCGAGGTGCGCCGCATCATCGCCCGACGCGAGAAGGGGCGTCGGCGCGGCCACTACCGCTTCTGGACCAACACGGCGCCGGTGCGCGCGCTGCGCATGCTCGGTGACGCGATCCTGAACTACCCCCTGTTCCGGCTCTTCGTGAAACTGGAGGTGCGCGGACGCGAGAACGTCGAGCACTTGAACGGGCCAGTGATCTTCATCGCCAACCACCTGGGGTACTTCGACCAGCCCTCGCTGATGTTCGCGCTCCCCAGGGAGGTCCGCTACCGCACCGCGACCGCCGCCTGGGAAGAGTTCTTCTTCGGCGACTACCACGGCCTGGAACTCTGGTGGCGCCTGGCAGCGTACCAGTACGGGACCCTGTTCCTGAACCTGTTCCCGCTGCCGCAGACCAGCGGCTTCTCCACCGCCGTAAAGTACATGGGGAAACTCACAGACTGCGGGCTGAACACGCTGATCTTCCCCGAGGGGGGGCACTCGCACGACGGCGCCATGCAGGACTTCCAGCTTGGCCTGGGCATCATCGCCAAGGAGTTGGAGATCCCCATCGTGCCAGTGAAAATCGTGGGGACGGACAAGATCCTCCCCCCGAAAACGACCGCCATCCCCAACCGGGGTACGGTGACGGTCAGCTTCGGGAAACCGCTGCACTTCCGGTTCGAGGAAGCAGCCGAGATCGTCGCGCGGGCGCAGGCCGCAGTAGCTGAAATTCAATGATGTTGTGATGAAGGAGTGTGTCGGATGAAGGAACCCATTTCCCTGGCTTATCGCCGCTACGCCCTCGGGCTGCTCCTGGCGGTGAACCTCTTGAACTACATCGACCGACAGGTGCTGTTCGCCGTCTTCCCGCTGATCAAGGCGGACCTCTCCATAACCGATACCGAATTGGGCCTGCTCGGTAGCGCCTTCATGGTGAGCTACATGGTGATCGCCCCCGTGTTCGGCTGGCTGGGCGATCACTGGAACCGGGTCAAGCTCGCCTCGACCGGCGTGGTGATCTGGAGCTTCGCCACCATCCTGGCCGGCTTTGCCCCCGGCTACCGGTCGTTGCTCGCCGCCCGCGCCACGGTCGGGGTAGGGGAGGCGAGCTTCGGCACCGTCTCGCCGGGGCTGATCGCAGACTTCTTCGAGAAGGAAAAGCGTGGCAGCGTCCTTTCCTGGTTCTACGTCGCCATCCCGGTAGGGAGCGCCCTGGGCTACCTGTTGGGGGGCGTCCTCGGCCAGCGTTTCGGTTGGCACTCGGCCTTTCTGATGGTCGGCCTGCCCGGGCTTTTGATCGCTGTGCCGCTCTGGTTCCTACGCACCCCCGAGCGCCAGGCCGGCACAGCGGCCGGACCAGAGGGGGAGGGGAGTGGAGGTCTCACCGGCTACCTGCAACTGTTCCACAACCGCTCCTTCGTCACCAACACGCTGGCCATGGCCGCCATGACTTTCGCCATCGGCGGGTTGGCCCAGTGGATCCCCACCTTCCTGTTCCGCACCCACGCATTGAACGTGGAGAAGGCCAACCTGATGTTCGGCGCCGTGACCGTGGTGGCCGGCATCCTGGGCACCTTGGTCGGGGGCGTTCTCGGCGACCGCTGGCAGAAGAAGAGCAGCAAGGGCTACCTGCTGGTCTCGGGGTGGGGCTTTTTCATCGGCGCCCCCTGCGCCGCATGGGCCATTCTCGCCGGTGACGTCCCT
Protein-coding sequences here:
- a CDS encoding YaiI/YqxD family protein — translated: MKIWIDADACPRVIKEILFRASQRLKVPVCLVANSDLSRAHTALITSVRVAAGFDVADDYIAEHADASDLVITADIPLAARVVEKGGVALDPRGELYTEDNVGERLTMRNLMQDLRNDGLLLGGPAQFNQTDRQRFASALDRLLTRMVRGDRP
- a CDS encoding molecular chaperone DnaJ, which produces MTAHYQQRSTEEIELDQKRAELAYLRARHAEAAAVLHQLREEIAGFERSYQQTLGRCMAELERLEEQIERLSGSYVPPEADDVEEATCRRDEDDASDGQTYQRGRSFRGEGQARGRVWKADEGDIKTLYREVAKAIHPDLAGEGAGSLRHELMLKANKAYAEEDHRTLREILRNWRRHFPEQAEQSDLRAELARLKKQIAVEIEAIREINEQVEQLRGSYVHRFKLRVDESAAAGSDLFADLVAAAEINIARAQRRLAALQGEKGRVRTHGATKRSRVVAFANDLTCGTLYLRDLSSTSFNAWKKAGPAIGPVQVYLDQALRLDVKEGASLKLKSLQVLSPEDLQALFLYDVCDADLDSIVHLSGLEELYLCGPELTDSALLSISTLANLKRIYLYQTRISDRGLVYLQGMQGLQGLTSSGNSITDEGLAVFQQAIPGVKTVSFKWKR
- a CDS encoding trans-sulfuration enzyme family protein, which encodes MKFATELIHGLDPIDAEHGSVSHPIYLSSTFAQRSIDSFGRYDYARSGNPTREALEEAIAGLEKGAVGLAFASGIAATASTLLLFQPGDHLVVCEDVYGGTFRLLTTLFKGWGLEATFVDATDNAAIAAAIRPETRALYLETPSNPLIKITDLPAAVALAKEHGILTIVDNTFMTPYLQRPLELGCDIVVHSGTKFLNGHSDVICGFAIARDPELGQRLRFIQNAFGAVLGPQDCWLVLRGLKTLKVRMEEHQASARKIVAWLGEQKEVQRVYYPGLPDHPGYEIHTRQASGPGGVLSFELTSYDTTKRLLEGVKLAAFAVSLGGVESILSYPAKMSHAAMPPAEREARGIKDTLVRLSVGLEDPDDLIADMARFLNA
- a CDS encoding trans-sulfuration enzyme family protein, whose amino-acid sequence is MNIATTVAQIGLERESRTGAVTVPIYQTATFRHPGLGQSTGYDYSRSGNPTRQALEEGLAKLEGASRGFAYASGMAAITSLMFLFQQGDHLVVTEDLYGGSYRLFEKLFQQFGLSFSYVDTSDVELVRQAIRPNTRALFVESLTNPLLKVADVRALSELCKANDMLCIVDNTFLTPYLLRCLDLGADITVYSGSKYLAGHNDVVCGLVAVKDATLAEKVYFHQNGAGAVLGPQDSWLTIRGIKTLGLRMDRQQKNALALAQWLERHPQVGRVYYPGLTGHPGHELMQNQCGGYGAMIAFEVTDPALVNQLLMKTQLISFAESLGGVESLITFPQVQTHADIEPEKLQRLGINHLLLRLSVGIEDKDDLIADLAQAFEGEDA
- a CDS encoding MucR family transcriptional regulator — translated: MATLVEIAAQIVASHASSTPMTSDQLIFEISKVHSALKNLEAGEPVEGVEESKPSMSVKEAFKKGEVVCMLCGKGGFKTLARHLNTAHGMKPGEYKKQFGIPGKQPLAARNYSEARRKMALDRGLADNLAKARGVRMANIEAKKAVPVKAAKPATAAKAAKPAKVAKAPKAPKAPKESAKAKVA
- a CDS encoding AMP-binding protein, with the translated sequence MRTLVDLFHSFAQWGDKTALVNRTGVRRFAVSYRELSVLSLKMAALLAQHGVEPGDRVLLWGPNSSWWGVAYWGIIMRGAIAVPVDFMSDRGRAESILKLTQAKVVLQSRFKPERLQVDNSLLLEDLKYLLEDVVPYPDVVHPAPDDIAQLIYTSGTTGNPKGVILTHKNLVANILQINQQVPIITPEFSFLSLLPLSHMFEQMGGFFTPLYRGGAVIYPRTLKPSAIMEALGEEDVYVVMSVPRLMQLLKTTIERELTEKHLSGVFAALANFGAGLSKPARKKLFFPVQKKFGAHFTVFVSGGAPLDPDVFRFWDSMGFTVLEGYGLSECAPVLCVNTIDKQVAGSVGPPLPGVELRLDGKEVVVRGDNVFPGYYQNEEATRGAFTTDGWFKTGDLGEIGPDGWLTIKGREKELIVTGGGVNVYPDELEAVLNKVPGVKESCVIGLDRGAGEEVHAVLLLDESGVKPDEILARANAQLDTMHQITGYTIWREPEFPKTTTLKIKKFQVKEQVKQGAAAGGAGATQDHLVNLLAKVTGADPGTINEDSLLVADLGLTSIGRLELVNYLEQEFRLDIEDSQIGPQTRVSEVRRIIARREKGRRRGHYRFWTNTAPVRALRMLGDAILNYPLFRLFVKLEVRGRENVEHLNGPVIFIANHLGYFDQPSLMFALPREVRYRTATAAWEEFFFGDYHGLELWWRLAAYQYGTLFLNLFPLPQTSGFSTAVKYMGKLTDCGLNTLIFPEGGHSHDGAMQDFQLGLGIIAKELEIPIVPVKIVGTDKILPPKTTAIPNRGTVTVSFGKPLHFRFEEAAEIVARAQAAVAEIQ
- a CDS encoding spinster family MFS transporter codes for the protein MKEPISLAYRRYALGLLLAVNLLNYIDRQVLFAVFPLIKADLSITDTELGLLGSAFMVSYMVIAPVFGWLGDHWNRVKLASTGVVIWSFATILAGFAPGYRSLLAARATVGVGEASFGTVSPGLIADFFEKEKRGSVLSWFYVAIPVGSALGYLLGGVLGQRFGWHSAFLMVGLPGLLIAVPLWFLRTPERQAGTAAGPEGEGSGGLTGYLQLFHNRSFVTNTLAMAAMTFAIGGLAQWIPTFLFRTHALNVEKANLMFGAVTVVAGILGTLVGGVLGDRWQKKSSKGYLLVSGWGFFIGAPCAAWAILAGDVPSCMAAIFMAEFFLFLNTGPLNTVIINVTNPGMRAMAFAVNIFFIHALGDAISPSILGWFSDQWGLRNALLSTPLVMALAGVFCFVCGRYVAHDMAQAEPAPES